AACGCACGCACTGGGAGTCATCGTGGCCGAAGCGCCGACAGATCCCACATCGTGGAACGCGGCACTCTCGTCGGATGTGTCCGGTGCCACGGCATCGGAGGCAGAGCGGCGCTCTGCCAGGAACGAAGACGAGCGCCATATCTTCGGCAACACGCAGCTGCTGAGGAAGGTCATCCACTGTAACGCCCACCTTTAATTTCAGCGTCACCGAGCGGGTTGTTGATCCTTTGTCGATGCATTCCTTGACCTTCCACTTGTCTCTGCTGATTTCCGTAACTTTTCCAAACGGCGCCAAAGCCACTCGCACGTCATCGTCCGGTACGCCATGAAGCAGCCAGTAAAGCTTCAGTCGGACACCTTGATCGCGTGGGTCGATGACCATGCAGCGGTGATCTTTAACGTTGAACGCATCTGCCGCTAATATCTTCTTCTTGCCTTCCTCATCCTTAAACGTCACTGCCCACAGGTGATTCATTTGGTATGCCCCGAGGGCAACCACTTCCGGCAGCAGTGAGAGACGCGCAAGGCTGTCTCGGACATGCTCGACTCGATATGGCCTGGCTTTTACATCACCATGCAAAAACACCGTGTTTAAAACAGACGCACCTGTGGGCAGATGAGGCAGAAAAACGTGGTAATCTTCAGCCGGCTTTTCAGTACACCTGATACCGCGGCCCACACGGGCCGCTGAAACCTCCCCTACAAGGGAGCACATGATGACACGTCCGAACGCTGCGAACGCCGAACGCCGActccactacgccacgaagcggacatggacacacgcaccacgatggcaaatACCCAACAtaaacgaaaggccgcgtttctagcgcgtttctaacgcgtccgtgctagcgcgttacggcccgtgtaagaagctggtgtaagacgctgtggcctctccgccttaccttcaacgcgtttcgaacgcactgcccaaagcggtggcaagtcaagttcaagtcgaggagcgtttatgaatacggggggggggggtataccatagagaaagaaaaaaaagttaagagaggacactgCGCGAAATCTGacctcaggaagtacgtcacgaccacgtaacaaactagtgctctcaccaaacgccagaggacgcaagtgcgaaaaacaaaaagttatcatcaattaaacagaatgtttttacaaaataataattatgcgcctatatttgacatgttatttatacataaaaataatttattcaacgcaccttacgtggttatttttgttcaggcgcactgccataagcagcatctacgatttcgcgccgagagtactcgccacaccagcatgcgagaagcccaggcatgaccataggcatgacagcgggaaggtttcgtcaacgtcggctgcttcggtgttttcgtgtgtgagacagcaggtgaggtacgttttcaagcgaagcttgttgaattgcatgttgttgggctagttgggtcattgaatcagaaaaaggttacaactgcgcgaataagacgccatgtaagaaacataaacacgcccacacgcgttgcgcttcgtgtgggtgggcgtttctgtgtttcttacgtggtgtcttattcgcgcagttgtaatctttttctggagcttgtgaggacggcgaggtttgctaaaaaacagtttgcggctgtatgcggcggcaagacgtgaacattgtgcaacaTATGCAGAAACgcgtgcggctcgatggaacggaacgcctccgtccaTCGGGAACGCGTACACAAGAAACGagtacaagatttcgccctagtatagcaaactggggcacggcgtcaagccgaggcgacgcgtgctgtgcgctgagctaggtgcgaaacattagggagttttcgaatagcgtacgaaaagcttgcggcgtagcggcgaacgcgtcgtacgctcgcgggctccccttaagtgaagcccgcaacgctacgcccgcaagctttgctttcgctattcgaaaactcgaaaactccctgttgaggagtggtcgctgggcctcgcatgcttcacgacgcgtttcccgaagcctcggaccacgaataaatcctggtgtgcatttactgacattttcagaccgcgctgatgccatgccgtccggcggtccaagctacggcagctactgctgtttcgtggtgcttgaacaatggcagaacccacaagaagccagggacgagttt
This Dermacentor silvarum isolate Dsil-2018 unplaced genomic scaffold, BIME_Dsil_1.4 Seq12072, whole genome shotgun sequence DNA region includes the following protein-coding sequences:
- the LOC125941709 gene encoding uncharacterized protein LOC125941709 translates to MCSLVGEVSAARVGRGIRCTEKPAEDYHVFLPHLPTGASVLNTVFLHGDVKARPYRVEHVRDSLARLSLLPEVVALGAYQMNHLWAVTFKDEEGKKKILAADAFNVKDHRCMVIDPRDQGVRLKLYWLLHGVPDDDVRVALAPFGKVTEISRDKWKVKECIDKGSTTRSVTLKLKVGVTVDDLPQQLRVAEDMALVFVPGRAPLCLRCRGTGHIRRECRVPRCGICRRFGHDDSQCVRSYASATGPLRSDVVSEHLMDAADAEEASREYNDGAKTAATPPEASSGVVQEANGGAEPSAAASETMPETTTDDAETKAANTSLSVAQDADQEVTDAEMLTTGSVAAKRPYEDSDNIGKASASGTGEPPTKASTGRRSSVQPKPKLPPDRRVNPTTPPH